A single window of Ctenopharyngodon idella isolate HZGC_01 chromosome 24, HZGC01, whole genome shotgun sequence DNA harbors:
- the si:ch211-284k5.2 gene encoding uncharacterized protein si:ch211-284k5.2, with amino-acid sequence MHKSYQPLKPATNRFLQQRWDQTRYEDHRCKVREAKPVVDTKGIQTPVHIQHKLKKVQLQEERMSIIERDNHLLASRLAAITRSKGLVDHRNHYPQYSLNAQKRKEKLLQVTHENQEIYQRIMTQKSDYRRELWEEDWEKVKRRRDDIARYPRGVTNKQKPTKVVKFSGGTFGRSQRSSSGVEDDSGETTEEEPQPAT; translated from the exons ATGCACAAGTCCTACCAGCCTCTGAAACCTGCGACCAACAGATTCCTGCAGCAGAGATGGGACCAGACACGATATGAAGACCACCGCTGCAAG GTGAGAGAGGCCAAACCTGTGGTTGACACCAAGGGCATCCAAACACCTGTGCATATTCAGCACAAACTGAAGAAAGTCCAG CTGCAGGAAGAGAGGATGTCCATCATAGAGAGAGACAACCACCTCCTGGCCAGCAGACTGGCTGCGATCACTCGCTCGAAAGGACTGGTGGACCACAGGAACCATTACCCACAGTATAG tttgAACGCACAGAAAAGGAAGGAGAAGCTTCTGCAGGTGACTCATGAAAACCAGGAGATCTATCAGCGAATCATGACGCAGAAATCTGACTACAGGAGGGAACTCTGGGAAGAAGACTGGGAAAAAGTCAAGCGAAGGAGAGATGACATCGCACGCTATCCTCGAGGAGTGACCAATAAACAG AAACCTACAAAGGTTGTGAAGTTCTCTGGAGGGACGTTTGGACGGAGTCAGCGGTCGTCCAGCGGTGTAGAAGATGACAGCGGGGAAACCACAGAAGAAGAACCGCAACCAGCAACATGA